A window of the Choristoneura fumiferana chromosome 30, NRCan_CFum_1, whole genome shotgun sequence genome harbors these coding sequences:
- the LOC141444634 gene encoding insulin-related peptide 1-like isoform X3, with product MNFQIIILLAIDSSLAAQDYPKVYCGRRLARAIAVLCSADYVETEQYPPPWLVEKPHALTGSRGKRQIVSECCEKACTREVLMTYCSN from the exons ATGAACTTTCAG ATCATCATTTTGCTGGCAATCGACAGTTCCCTGGCTGCTCAGGACTACCCCAAAGTTTACTGCGGAAGACGTCTCGCGAGAGCCATCGCCGTACTCTGCTCCGCAGACTACGTAGAGACCGAGCAGTACCCTCCTCCATGGCTGGTGGAAAAACCCCATGCTTTGACAGGCAGCAGGGGGAAAAGGCAGATCGTGTCAGAATGCTGTGAAAAGGCCTGCACGAGAGAAGTGTTGATGACTTACTGCAGTAATTGA
- the LOC141444634 gene encoding insulin-related peptide 1-like isoform X1: MNFQQIIILLAIDSSLAAQDYPKVYCGRRLARAIAVLCSADYVETEQYPPPWLVEKPHALTGSRGKRQIVSECCEKACTREVLMTYCSN; the protein is encoded by the exons ATGAACTTTCAG CAGATCATCATTTTGCTGGCAATCGACAGTTCCCTGGCTGCTCAGGACTACCCCAAAGTTTACTGCGGAAGACGTCTCGCGAGAGCCATCGCCGTACTCTGCTCCGCAGACTACGTAGAGACCGAGCAGTACCCTCCTCCATGGCTGGTGGAAAAACCCCATGCTTTGACAGGCAGCAGGGGGAAAAGGCAGATCGTGTCAGAATGCTGTGAAAAGGCCTGCACGAGAGAAGTGTTGATGACTTACTGCAGTAATTGA